In the genome of cyanobacterium endosymbiont of Braarudosphaera bigelowii, one region contains:
- a CDS encoding PRC-barrel domain-containing protein: MTIDNIRLRNEFVNTQVITREEGKRLGVVKEVLVDIDQREVVALGLRDNMFSISGVSDHIYITSICQIGDVILVDNQHAVEIIDTNLYSPLINCEVITESGESLGRVRDFQFDLATGKVLSIIIASLGYPQIPDQILSTYEISMDEVVSNGPNRLIVFEGAEERLTQLTMGFLQRLGVSQPPWDKDDEDYLYSSSTTRPENQLGTGTPVRDNVQTRGSSVNEQWNENTLEEPVTFMSPMGEKNPIRYQEYENSYEETNWEEIQQEEIVSQSISYKEKQNKFNEEQSDVWEDKSELESYTPNPVNISEKQVEYHEEEA, translated from the coding sequence ATGACTATAGATAATATTAGGCTACGTAACGAATTTGTTAATACGCAAGTGATTACTCGAGAGGAGGGCAAAAGATTAGGAGTTGTTAAAGAAGTTTTAGTTGATATCGATCAACGAGAAGTAGTTGCTCTTGGTTTACGAGATAATATGTTTTCTATTTCAGGAGTGTCAGACCATATTTATATTACAAGTATTTGTCAAATAGGTGATGTCATTTTAGTTGATAACCAACATGCAGTTGAGATTATTGATACTAATTTATACTCTCCTTTGATTAATTGTGAAGTTATTACTGAATCCGGAGAATCTCTAGGACGTGTTCGAGATTTTCAATTTGACTTGGCAACAGGTAAAGTCTTATCTATAATTATTGCTTCATTAGGTTACCCTCAAATTCCTGATCAAATATTAAGTACATATGAAATCTCAATGGATGAAGTAGTCAGCAATGGTCCTAATCGCTTGATCGTCTTTGAAGGAGCAGAAGAGCGACTTACACAATTAACTATGGGGTTTTTACAACGCTTAGGTGTTAGTCAACCTCCTTGGGATAAAGATGATGAAGATTATCTTTATTCTTCTTCAACAACAAGACCTGAGAATCAGCTAGGTACTGGGACTCCTGTTAGAGATAATGTACAAACAAGAGGATCTTCAGTAAATGAGCAGTGGAATGAAAATACTTTAGAAGAACCAGTAACCTTTATGTCTCCAATGGGAGAAAAAAATCCTATTCGTTATCAAGAATATGAAAATAGTTACGAAGAGACAAATTGGGAAGAAATACAACAAGAAGAAATTGTATCCCAATCAATTAGCTATAAAGAAAAGCAAAATAAATTCAACGAAGAACAAAGTGATGTTTGGGAAGACAAAAGTGAATTGGAATCATATACGCCTAATCCTGTTAATATTTCGGAAAAACAAGTCGAATATCATGAGGAAGAGGCTTAA
- the asnS gene encoding asparagine--tRNA ligase, producing MKTKRIKDLFHNGVPDENATIQGWLRTKRELKEFTFIEVNDGSSLKNLQVILDKTISNYEETIVRLNTGSSVEVSGTLATSPGKNQNIELKATTIKIYGDSNPETYPLQKKRHSFEFLRTIGHLRNRTNTLGAVMRIRNSCAMAIHKFFQEKGFMLIHTPIITVNDCEGAGDLFKVTNFDLSNIPRNEKGNTEYTQDFFGKPAYLTVSGQLEAEVMAMAFQNVYTFGPTFRAENSNTSRHLAEFWMVEPEMAFCDLEGNQDVAEEFLKYVFKSVLQSCPEDMEFFNKYIDSTVLETAEKITNKKFERITYTNAINLLENSNKLFEYAVEWGIDLQAEHERYLAEEVFKSPVIVTNYPTVTKAFYMRLNDDQKTVAAMDILFPKIGEIIGGSQREERLDILEERLQAQNIITEDLSWYLDLRRYGTVPHSGFGLGFERMVQFMTGVKNIREVIPFPRTPLNAEF from the coding sequence ATGAAAACAAAACGTATAAAAGATTTATTTCATAATGGAGTACCTGATGAAAATGCCACTATTCAAGGATGGTTACGTACAAAACGAGAGCTGAAAGAATTTACTTTTATTGAAGTTAATGACGGATCTAGTTTAAAAAATTTACAAGTTATTCTTGATAAAACTATTTCTAATTATGAAGAAACTATCGTACGTTTAAATACAGGATCTTCCGTAGAAGTTTCAGGAACATTAGCTACTTCACCAGGTAAAAATCAAAATATTGAGCTAAAAGCTACCACAATAAAAATTTATGGCGATTCAAACCCCGAAACTTATCCTCTTCAAAAGAAACGTCATTCATTTGAATTTTTACGTACTATAGGACATTTAAGAAATCGTACTAATACATTAGGCGCAGTAATGAGAATTAGAAATTCTTGTGCTATGGCCATACATAAATTTTTTCAAGAAAAAGGATTTATGTTAATTCACACACCAATCATTACAGTTAATGATTGTGAGGGAGCAGGAGATTTATTTAAAGTTACAAATTTTGATCTATCTAATATTCCACGGAATGAGAAAGGTAACACTGAATATACGCAAGATTTTTTTGGCAAGCCGGCATATTTAACAGTTAGTGGTCAACTAGAAGCCGAGGTTATGGCTATGGCTTTTCAAAATGTTTATACTTTTGGTCCTACATTTAGAGCAGAAAATTCTAATACTTCTCGTCACTTAGCTGAATTTTGGATGGTGGAACCAGAAATGGCTTTTTGTGACCTTGAAGGAAATCAAGATGTAGCAGAAGAATTTTTAAAATATGTCTTTAAAAGTGTATTACAAAGTTGTCCTGAAGATATGGAATTTTTTAATAAGTATATTGATTCAACAGTCCTAGAGACAGCAGAAAAGATCACTAATAAAAAGTTTGAGCGTATAACTTATACAAATGCTATTAATTTACTAGAAAATTCTAACAAGCTGTTTGAATATGCAGTAGAGTGGGGAATTGATTTACAAGCTGAACATGAGCGTTATTTAGCAGAAGAAGTATTTAAAAGTCCTGTAATTGTTACTAACTATCCTACTGTTACTAAAGCATTTTATATGCGTTTAAATGATGATCAAAAGACAGTAGCTGCGATGGATATTCTATTTCCTAAAATTGGTGAAATTATTGGTGGTTCTCAACGAGAAGAGAGACTAGACATATTAGAAGAAAGACTTCAAGCACAAAATATTATTACTGAAGATTTATCATGGTATCTAGATCTACGAAGATATGGAACTGTTCCTCATTCAGGATTTGGGCTAGGTTTTGAGCGGATGGTACAATTTATGACAGGAGTCAAGAATATTAGAGAGGTAATACCTTTTCCTAGAACTCCTTTAAATGCAGAATTTTGA
- a CDS encoding phosphoglycerate kinase, which translates to MSKKTLAYLSEQEITGKRVLVRTDFNVPMKDQLIVDDTRIRAALPTIEKLISQKAKVILCSHMGRPQGKIIDSMSLAPIAIHLSKLLKKKVIMCDECIDGSVKKIIDNLKDGEIALLENLRFHKEEEANNFEFAQKLASYADIYVNDAFASVHRSHASIEGITHHVKFNVAGYLIEKELKYLNDYVNNPQRPLAAIIGGSKVSNKIDIIEALLDKCDKLLLGGGMIFTFYKARGLNVGKSLVEDEKLDLARSLEIKAKAKGVELIIPNDIVIADSFSPDAIFETTSINNIKDNWIGLDIGHQSIKAFRETLKNCKTVIWNGPMGVCEFDQFAIGTQKIAHTLVELTEKGTTTIIGGGDSVAAINKIGVANKVSHISTGGGASLALLKDKMLPGIAALDDM; encoded by the coding sequence ATGTCTAAGAAAACCTTGGCATACTTGTCAGAACAGGAGATTACAGGAAAACGAGTACTTGTACGGACTGATTTTAACGTTCCTATGAAAGATCAATTAATTGTGGATGACACTCGAATCCGTGCAGCTTTACCCACTATTGAAAAACTTATTTCTCAGAAAGCAAAAGTTATTCTTTGTAGTCATATGGGACGTCCTCAAGGAAAAATAATTGATTCCATGAGTTTAGCCCCTATCGCAATTCATTTGTCTAAACTTTTGAAAAAAAAAGTAATAATGTGCGATGAATGCATTGACGGTTCTGTTAAGAAAATTATCGATAATTTAAAAGATGGTGAAATTGCTTTATTAGAAAATCTTCGTTTTCATAAAGAAGAAGAAGCTAATAATTTTGAATTTGCACAGAAATTAGCTAGCTATGCAGATATATATGTTAACGATGCTTTTGCCTCTGTTCATAGATCTCATGCTTCCATTGAAGGAATAACACATCATGTAAAGTTTAATGTTGCAGGATATTTAATTGAGAAAGAACTTAAGTATCTTAATGATTATGTTAATAATCCTCAACGTCCTCTAGCAGCTATTATAGGAGGTTCTAAAGTTTCTAATAAGATAGATATTATTGAAGCTTTACTTGATAAATGTGACAAATTACTTCTTGGTGGAGGAATGATATTTACATTTTATAAAGCTAGAGGACTCAACGTAGGTAAATCTTTAGTTGAAGATGAAAAATTGGACTTAGCAAGATCTTTAGAAATAAAGGCTAAAGCAAAAGGTGTAGAGTTAATAATACCTAATGATATAGTTATAGCAGATAGTTTTTCTCCAGATGCTATTTTTGAGACTACAAGTATTAATAATATTAAAGATAATTGGATAGGACTAGATATCGGTCATCAGTCTATTAAAGCTTTTAGGGAAACTTTGAAGAATTGCAAAACGGTGATTTGGAATGGCCCTATGGGAGTATGTGAATTTGATCAATTTGCTATTGGGACTCAAAAAATTGCTCATACTTTAGTTGAACTGACTGAAAAAGGTACTACTACTATTATTGGAGGTGGTGATTCTGTAGCTGCAATAAATAAAATAGGGGTTGCTAACAAAGTAAGTCATATATCTACAGGAGGAGGTGCTAGTTTAGCATTATTAAAAGATAAAATGTTGCCTGGTATTGCTGCTTTAGATGATATGTAG
- the gap gene encoding type I glyceraldehyde-3-phosphate dehydrogenase → MERIKVGINGFGRIGRLVLRAGINNPDFEFLGINDLVPPKNIAYLFKYDSTHGRFDGTVEAVDKGILINGNFIPCFAVCNPEELSWGKIGVDYVVESTGLFTTYDTASKHLKAGAKKVVISAPTKDPEKVHTIVLGVNHSSYNPLKNHIISNASCTTNCLAPIAKVINDSFGLEEGLMTTVHAMTAAQPTVDGASKKDLRGGRGAVQNIIPASTGAAKAVTLVIPELKGKLTGMALRVPTPDVSVVDLTFRTTKSTSYQDICKAMKIASEGNLKNILGYTDEDVVSMDFNGSTYSSIFDAKAGIELNPNFFKIIAWYDNEWGYSCRMLDLMMTMQAKEK, encoded by the coding sequence ATGGAAAGGATAAAAGTCGGTATTAACGGTTTTGGTCGTATTGGACGGTTAGTTTTACGGGCAGGCATTAATAATCCTGATTTTGAATTCTTGGGTATAAATGATCTTGTGCCTCCCAAAAATATTGCTTACTTATTTAAATATGATTCTACCCATGGACGTTTTGATGGAACTGTAGAAGCTGTTGATAAAGGAATACTGATTAATGGAAACTTTATACCTTGTTTTGCAGTTTGTAACCCTGAGGAACTATCTTGGGGAAAAATTGGAGTAGATTATGTTGTTGAATCTACTGGTTTATTTACTACTTATGATACTGCTAGTAAACACTTAAAAGCAGGTGCTAAAAAAGTTGTTATTTCTGCTCCTACAAAAGATCCTGAAAAAGTCCATACTATCGTTCTAGGAGTTAATCACTCTAGTTACAACCCTCTAAAAAATCATATTATTTCTAATGCCAGCTGCACTACTAATTGTTTAGCCCCTATTGCCAAGGTTATTAATGACAGTTTTGGTTTAGAGGAAGGTTTAATGACAACAGTACATGCTATGACGGCAGCACAGCCGACTGTAGATGGAGCTAGTAAAAAAGATTTAAGAGGAGGCAGAGGAGCAGTACAAAATATTATTCCTGCTTCAACTGGAGCTGCTAAAGCAGTAACTTTAGTTATTCCCGAACTTAAAGGCAAATTAACTGGAATGGCTTTACGAGTTCCTACCCCAGATGTTTCAGTTGTTGATTTAACATTTAGAACAACTAAATCAACTAGTTATCAAGATATTTGTAAAGCTATGAAAATAGCCTCTGAAGGAAATTTAAAAAATATTTTAGGTTACACAGATGAAGATGTAGTCTCTATGGATTTCAATGGTTCTACATATTCTAGTATCTTTGATGCAAAAGCAGGAATTGAATTAAACCCAAATTTTTTCAAAATAATTGCTTGGTATGATAACGAGTGGGGATATTCTTGTAGAATGCTAGACTTAATGATGACAATGCAAGCAAAAGAAAAATAA
- the leuS gene encoding leucine--tRNA ligase — MINFNDKEIVVEFQYKPAEIEKKWQQEWITQGLDKTLENSRRQKFYALSMFPYPSGNLHMGHVRNYVITDVIARFKRLQGYSVLHPMGWDAFGLPAENAAIDNGISPEEWTKKNIAKMRQQLQTLGLSIDWEREITTCSPDYYKWTQWLFLKLYRAGLAYQKEATVNWDPIDQTVLANEQVDAEGYSWRSGAKVEKKLLCQWFLKITDYADHLLNDLDTLKGWPESVKLMQENWIGKSLGAYIKFPIKDTEESISVFTTRPDTIHGVTYLVLAPENPLVPKISKSEYKEKIKEFIEEIINESEIERTADNKPLKGIFIGAKVINPFNGEEIPVFIASYVLVDYGTGAVMGVPAHDNRDFKFAKENQLPIKVVVIPKDFDLKETAQSPLEEAYVDTGIIVNSKQFNGMLSEDAKAAVTEYAKKNSIGEAKIQYRLRDWLISRQRYWGCPIPIIHCSNCGSVAIPDSNLPVELPKDVEFTGRGSSPLASLEEWVNVTCPNCGSPAKRETDTMDTFIDSSWYYLRYTDSTNSQEIFNSNKVNYWMPVDQYVGGVEHAILHLLYSRFFTKFLKDQKLIDVSEPFQNLLTQGMVQGITYKNLKTGKYIPLNQVNPENPIDPSTGDVLEVFYEKMSKSKYNGVDPQEVLGKYGADTARMFILFKAPPEKDLEWSSSDVEGQFRFLNRVWRLVRSHIKNRVNIVKNEILTKDEKDLKRFIHTIIKDISQDLEENYQFNTAVAELMKLSNILNDFKDVNSSIYQEGVVTLLILLSPFAPHISEELWHNLGYKESIHLQKWPTVNNEALILDEVTIVIQAMGKTKGTIQAPASVTNDELEKLVRNSETGKRLLDKREIKKIIIVPQKLINFVFVK, encoded by the coding sequence ATGATAAATTTTAATGATAAAGAAATAGTAGTGGAATTTCAGTATAAACCAGCAGAAATTGAAAAGAAATGGCAACAAGAATGGATTACGCAAGGATTAGATAAAACTTTAGAAAATAGTAGAAGACAAAAATTCTATGCTTTATCAATGTTTCCTTATCCTTCTGGTAATTTACATATGGGCCATGTACGAAATTACGTGATTACTGACGTAATTGCTCGTTTTAAAAGATTGCAAGGATATTCTGTTTTACATCCTATGGGATGGGATGCTTTTGGACTTCCAGCTGAGAATGCGGCTATTGATAATGGTATTTCTCCTGAAGAATGGACAAAGAAAAATATTGCAAAAATGAGGCAACAGCTTCAAACATTAGGACTATCTATAGATTGGGAAAGAGAAATAACAACTTGTTCACCTGATTATTACAAATGGACACAATGGTTATTTTTAAAACTTTATAGAGCTGGATTAGCTTATCAAAAAGAAGCAACTGTTAATTGGGATCCTATTGATCAAACTGTTTTGGCAAATGAACAAGTAGATGCAGAAGGGTATTCCTGGCGTTCAGGTGCTAAGGTAGAAAAAAAGCTTTTATGTCAATGGTTCTTGAAAATTACCGATTACGCTGATCATTTGTTGAATGATCTCGACACTTTAAAAGGGTGGCCTGAAAGTGTGAAGCTAATGCAAGAAAATTGGATAGGTAAGTCTTTAGGAGCATATATAAAATTCCCTATAAAAGATACTGAAGAAAGTATATCTGTTTTCACTACTCGTCCTGATACTATCCACGGCGTAACATACCTAGTCTTAGCGCCAGAAAATCCTTTGGTACCAAAAATATCTAAGTCAGAATATAAAGAAAAAATAAAAGAATTTATTGAAGAAATAATTAATGAAAGTGAAATTGAGCGTACTGCAGACAATAAACCACTAAAAGGAATTTTTATAGGAGCAAAAGTAATTAATCCTTTTAATGGTGAAGAAATACCTGTATTTATAGCAAGTTATGTACTTGTTGATTATGGAACAGGAGCAGTGATGGGAGTTCCAGCTCATGATAATCGTGATTTTAAATTTGCTAAAGAAAATCAACTACCTATTAAAGTTGTTGTTATTCCCAAAGATTTTGATTTGAAGGAGACTGCTCAGTCACCTTTGGAAGAAGCTTATGTAGATACAGGTATTATAGTTAATTCTAAACAATTTAACGGAATGCTTTCAGAAGATGCAAAAGCTGCTGTTACTGAGTATGCAAAGAAAAATTCTATTGGAGAAGCTAAAATACAATATCGATTAAGAGATTGGTTAATTTCTCGCCAACGTTATTGGGGTTGTCCCATTCCTATTATTCATTGCTCTAACTGTGGTAGCGTAGCTATTCCTGATTCTAATTTACCAGTAGAATTACCAAAAGACGTAGAATTTACTGGACGTGGAAGTTCTCCTTTAGCTAGTTTGGAAGAATGGGTTAATGTTACCTGTCCTAACTGTGGCAGCCCTGCAAAACGCGAAACAGATACAATGGATACATTTATTGATTCATCTTGGTATTATTTAAGATATACCGATTCTACAAACTCTCAAGAAATATTTAATTCTAATAAAGTTAATTATTGGATGCCAGTAGATCAATATGTGGGAGGAGTTGAGCATGCAATCTTGCATCTTCTATATTCTCGCTTCTTTACAAAATTTTTGAAAGATCAAAAACTAATAGATGTAAGTGAACCTTTTCAAAATCTTCTAACACAAGGAATGGTTCAAGGAATAACATATAAAAATTTAAAAACAGGTAAATATATTCCTCTCAATCAAGTAAATCCTGAAAATCCAATAGATCCTAGTACAGGAGATGTTCTAGAAGTTTTTTATGAGAAAATGTCTAAATCTAAATATAATGGGGTAGACCCACAAGAGGTATTAGGAAAATATGGAGCAGATACCGCTAGAATGTTCATATTATTTAAAGCACCTCCAGAAAAGGATTTAGAGTGGAGTAGTTCAGATGTTGAGGGACAGTTTCGCTTCTTAAATAGAGTATGGCGTCTAGTCAGATCGCATATAAAAAATAGGGTTAATATAGTCAAAAATGAAATATTAACTAAAGACGAGAAAGATTTAAAACGCTTTATCCATACAATCATTAAAGATATATCTCAAGATTTAGAAGAAAATTATCAATTCAATACGGCAGTCGCAGAATTAATGAAGTTAAGTAACATACTTAATGATTTTAAAGATGTTAACTCTTCAATATATCAAGAAGGTGTAGTCACCCTCTTGATATTGCTGTCACCTTTTGCCCCTCATATTTCTGAAGAGTTGTGGCATAATCTAGGGTATAAAGAATCGATTCATCTACAGAAATGGCCAACAGTTAATAATGAAGCTTTAATTTTAGATGAAGTTACTATAGTAATTCAAGCTATGGGGAAAACGAAAGGAACTATTCAAGCTCCAGCAAGTGTTACTAATGATGAGCTAGAAAAGTTAGTACGTAATTCAGAAACTGGTAAACGTTTGCTAGACAAAAGAGAAATTAAAAAGATTATTATAGTTCCTCAAAAATTAATTAATTTTGTATTTGTCAAATGA
- a CDS encoding 1-deoxy-D-xylulose-5-phosphate reductoisomerase: MKKISILGSTGSIGTQTLDIVYQYPEQFKVMGLTTHSNIELLFAQIKQFHPEIVAVANKEKVENLKNMISTLDNSPIIVAGDQGVIEVACYGDTESIVTGIVGCAGLLPTIEAIKAGKDIALANKETLIAGGPVVLPLIEKYGVKLLPADSEHSAIFQCLQGIDNKDLKRVILTASGGAFRDLPTEKLKFVTVEDALKHPNWSMGKKITIDSATLMNKGLEVIEAHFLFEVDYSNIDIVIHPQSIIHSLIELIDTSVLAQLGWPDMRLPLLYALSWPKRIHTDWKQLDLAKMSNLTFQKPDYDKYPCIKLAYAAGKAGGAMPAVLNAANEQAVKSFLNKEITFLAIPYIIEKTCELFVSNNSSQPTLDDILEADQWARGTALMLVKK; this comes from the coding sequence GTGAAAAAAATTTCAATTCTCGGTTCTACTGGTTCTATAGGAACACAAACACTTGATATCGTTTATCAGTATCCAGAACAGTTTAAAGTAATGGGATTAACTACTCACTCTAATATAGAACTACTATTCGCTCAAATAAAACAATTCCATCCTGAGATTGTTGCAGTGGCCAATAAAGAAAAAGTAGAAAATTTGAAAAATATGATTTCTACTTTAGATAACTCTCCTATAATCGTAGCTGGAGATCAAGGTGTTATAGAAGTGGCATGTTATGGAGATACAGAAAGTATTGTTACAGGTATAGTAGGATGTGCAGGATTATTACCAACAATTGAAGCAATAAAAGCAGGAAAAGATATTGCTTTAGCGAACAAAGAAACACTTATTGCTGGAGGGCCTGTTGTATTACCCTTGATAGAAAAATATGGGGTTAAGTTATTACCTGCAGATTCAGAACATTCAGCAATTTTTCAGTGCTTACAAGGTATAGATAATAAAGATTTAAAACGCGTTATTTTAACTGCTTCAGGAGGAGCTTTTAGAGATTTACCAACTGAAAAACTTAAATTTGTAACAGTTGAAGATGCTTTAAAACATCCTAATTGGTCAATGGGTAAAAAAATTACTATAGATTCAGCTACCTTAATGAATAAAGGCTTAGAAGTAATTGAGGCACATTTTTTATTTGAAGTAGATTATAGTAATATAGATATCGTTATCCATCCACAAAGTATTATCCATTCTCTAATTGAATTAATAGACACTTCAGTCTTAGCTCAACTCGGATGGCCAGATATGCGCCTTCCATTACTATATGCTTTATCTTGGCCTAAGAGAATTCATACAGATTGGAAACAATTAGATTTAGCAAAGATGAGTAATTTGACGTTCCAAAAACCAGATTATGATAAATACCCTTGTATTAAGTTAGCTTATGCAGCGGGAAAGGCTGGCGGTGCTATGCCAGCTGTTCTTAATGCAGCCAATGAACAAGCTGTCAAATCATTTTTAAATAAAGAAATTACTTTTTTAGCAATTCCTTATATTATCGAAAAAACTTGTGAACTTTTTGTATCTAATAATTCTTCTCAACCAACATTAGATGATATATTAGAGGCTGATCAATGGGCAAGAGGAACAGCCCTAATGCTCGTAAAGAAATAG